From Lolium perenne isolate Kyuss_39 chromosome 5, Kyuss_2.0, whole genome shotgun sequence, a single genomic window includes:
- the LOC139831849 gene encoding putative F-box protein At3g25750 produces the protein MWSDLPPDLLGDISVCLHDVADFVRFHAVCKPWRESHQRLSSGKKTTTDQFLPWLLARNKKHDDPLKFRCVFSKSTYLAPPPESCTGKNWVASADGTAVRYLTVGPALHDPLTGDVTRLPPFNDDIKWAEENPSGIIYNDGTVLLYSTYTRRYDGTPEFKAALLRPGDGEWTVVQRTFESPYYGMFCIAYHSGKILVTIEPKLWHVVTPSSDDEDVLVRMPSSMPLKYGGHYYVYGHVLESCGELLWASVHLRTDFWRGTCDLSRAFLVVVHALEEALDPRWVLKKGISLANLVLFLGWPNSFSVEASRLGMNGGFAYFKWHGQNEYGVYRYNFIDNTTELVESLPQGWHSERCTWLVPQPTIAPLHQGHLATAARRNSNMIRSEKRCCGP, from the coding sequence ATGTGGTCCGACCTGCCGCCGGATCTGCTCGGCGACATCTCTGTCTGCCTACACGACGTGGCCGACTTCGTCCGGTTCCATGCCGTGTGCAAGCCATGGCGCGAATCACACCAACGACTATCTTCGGGGAAGAAGACAACGACCGATCAGTTCCTGCCATGGCTCCTAGCGCGCAACAAGAAGCACGACGACCCCCTCAAGTTCAGATGCGTCTTCTCCAAGTCCACGTACCTGGCGCCGCCGCCAGAATCTTGTACCGGGAAAAACTGGGTGGCCAGCGCCGATGGCACCGCCGTCCGCTACCTCACCGTCGGCCCAGCCCTCCACGACCCTCTCACCGGAGATGTCACTCGCCTGCCCCCCTTTAATGACGACATCAAGTGGGCGGAGGAGAATCCCAGCGGCATCATATACAACGACGGCACCGTGCTTCTGTACAGCACATACACGAGGAGGTACGACGGGACGCCCGAGTTCAAGGCCGCGCTCCTACGTCCTGGCGACGGCGAGTGGACTGTCGTCCAGAGGACCTTCGAATCCCCGTACTACGGCATGTTCTGTATTGCGTATCACTCAGGCAAAATCCTTGTCACCATCGAGCCCAAACTCTGGCACGTGGTGACCCCGTCCAGCGACGACGAAGATGTCCTGGTCCGCATGCCGTCCTCGATGCCACTCAAGTACGGCGGCCACTACTACGTGTACGGCCATGTTCTCGAGTCCTGTGGTGAGCTTCTCTGGGCGTCCGTGCACCTTAGGACGGACTTCTGGAGAGGCACCTGCGATCTGTCCCGCGCGTTCTTGGTGGTTGTGCACGCGCTTGAGGAGGCTCTGGACCCACGCTGGGTGTTGAAGAAAGGCATAAGCCTAGCCAATCTCGTCTTGTTTCTTGGATGGCCTAACAGTTTCTCCGTGGAGGCCTCGCGGCTGGGAATGAACGGCGGCTTCGCCTACTTCAAGTGGCACGGTCAAAACGAGTATGGcgtgtacaggtacaacttcataGACAACACAACTGAGCTTGTCGAGAGTCTGCCCCAAGGATGGCACTCTGAGAGGTGCACATGGCTCGTCCCTCAACCCACCATTGCTCCACTCCACCAGggtcatctagctactgctgccAGAAGGAATAGTAACATGATTCGCAGCGAGAAACGGTGTTGCGGCCCTTGA